One window of Nymphaea colorata isolate Beijing-Zhang1983 chromosome 1, ASM883128v2, whole genome shotgun sequence genomic DNA carries:
- the LOC116252101 gene encoding pentatricopeptide repeat-containing protein At2g21090-like: MVFRTPSTYKMFDKLALGGGMQSHASEKGCGSLYTYLLDRCIKETNLKLGRSVHAALIKTALDLNVFLANRLVEVYAKCNSISSSRRLFDEMPERNAYTWNTIIGGYARNGLLVDAQGLFNQMPERNVVTWNSMISGFARCGNWEGAIGIFRSFQKEKMWIDKFTLVSLLNVCSRFKVLEWVRQIHGAVVVMGLKLNLIMLNSFIDAYGKCGDLRTSMIVFDRMEERDVISWTSMFSSYARLNQLEEARQLFERMPVKNEVSWTALITGHSQNDQGEKALELFSEMQKEFVPPTAFTFVGVLSACSSLGLIECGKQLHGHIIRTMPEANTFISNALIDMYAKCGCIGSALIHFKQMCERDIVSWNALITGFAQNGCARESLEIFDRMSTSGVKPNDVTFLGVLAACSHAGLVSEGHQYWILMETHYGVRPRSDHYAAMIDLLGRSGRLNEAVELLKSISSQPDVGMWGALLGSCLIHGNADLASEAAESLFSLEPTNVARYVSLSNVYAGARRWKHVSQLRVLIKERGMKKQPALSWIEIRNRRHYFAPEDKTHYQIEEIYEMLHLLTYLMKEAG, translated from the exons ATGGTTTTCAGGACACCAAGCACATATAAGATGTTTGATAAG CTTGCATTGGGAGGAGGAATGCAGTCTCATGCTAGTGAGAAAGGTTGTGGCTCGCTGTACACATACTTGCTGGATAGATGCATCAAAGAGACCAATCTCAAACTGGGCAGATCAGTCCATGCTGCTCTTATTAAGACTGCGCTTGATTTGAATGTTTTCTTGGCTAACCGGTTGGTCGAAGTCTACGCAAAATGCAACTCAATTTCATCATCCCGCCGACTGTTTGACGAAATGCCTGAGAGAAATGCATATACATGGAACACTATCATTGGTGGGTATGCAAGAAATGGGCTGCTAGTCGATGCACAAGGGCTTTTTAACCAAATGCCTGAGAGGAATGTAGTCACATGGAATTCAATGATATCCGGGTTTGCTCGATGTGGAAATTGGGAAGGCGCCATTGGTATTTTCCGCAGCttccagaaagaaaaaatgtggaTTGATAAGTTCACGCTTGTTAGCCTACTAAATGTCTGTTCCAGATTCAAGGTTCTGGAATGGGTCAGGCAGATTCATGGTGCTGTTGTGGTTATGGGGCTTAAGCTGAACCTGATCATGTTAAATTCGTTCATTGATGCTTATGGAAAATGCGGAGATTTAAGGACTTCAATGATAGTCTTTGATAGAATGGAGGAAAGAGATGTAATATCATGGACTTCAATGTTCTCTAGCTACGCTCGGTTAAATCAGTTAGAAGAGGCACGCCAGCTATTTGAGCGCATGCCAGTAAAAAATGAGGTCTCATGGACTGCATTAATCACTGGGCATTCTCAAAATGATCAAGGTGAAAAGGCATTGGAGCTCTTTTCTGAAATGCAAAAAGAGTTTGTTCCTCCTACAGCATTTACATTTGTTGGTGTTTTAAGTGCATGCTCAAGTCTAGGCCTCATTGAATGTGGCAAGCAGCTTCATGGACACATCATTAGAACAATGCCTGAGGCCAACACCTTTATCTCAAATGCTTTGATTGACATGTATGCGAAGTGTGGATGCATAGGCTCAGCCTTAATACACTTCAAACAGATGTGCGAAAGAGATATTGTTTCATGGAATGCATTAATAACTGGTTTTGCACAGAACGGTTGTGCAAGAGAATCCTTGGAAATTTTTGATAGAATGAGCACATCAGGTGTGAAACCAAATGACGTTACCTTTCTTGGTGTTCTAGCTGCATGCAGCCATGCTGGTTTAGTATCAGAAGGGCATCAATATTGGATCTTGATGGAGACACACTATGGAGTACGTCCTAGATCAGACCATTACGCAGCCATGATTGATCTACTTGGGAGGTCTGGTCGTCTAAATGAAGCAGTTGAGTTGCTTAAAAGCATCAGTTCTCAACCTGATGTGGGCATGTGGGGTGCACTGCTTGGTTCTTGTCTGATCCATGGCAATGCGGACCTTGCTAGTGAAGCTGCTGAGTCCCTTTTCAGTTTGGAGCCTACAAATGTTGCGAGGTATGTGAGTCTATCAAACGTCTATGCTGGTGCTAGAAGATGGAAGCATGTTAGTCAGCTACGAGTCCTTATAAAGGAGAGGGGAATGAAAAAGCAACCGGCACTTAGTTGGATTGAGATAAGAAACAGAAGACACTACTTTGCACCAGAAGACAAGACTCATTATCAGATTGAAGAGATCTATGAAATGCTACACTTATTGACTTATCTGATGAAGGAAGCTGGATAG
- the LOC116248478 gene encoding 60S ribosomal protein L7-2-like, which yields MGEDEKKGAVIIPESVLKKRKRLEEWNLAKKQEIEAKRKKNSENRKLIFKRAQAYAKEYEENDKELVRLKREAKLKGGFYVNPEAKLLFIIRIRGINAMHPKTRKILQLLRLRQIFNGVFLKVNKATMNMLHKVEPYVTYGYPNLKSVKELIYKRGYGKSNNQRIPLTDNSIVEEALGKYGIICVEDLIHEIMTVGPHFKEANNFLWPFKLSAPSGGLKKKRNHYVEGGDAGNREDKINELIRRMN from the exons ATGGGTGAGGATGAGAAGAAAGGTGCTGTAATAATTCCAGAGTctgttttgaagaaaagaaagagacttgAGGAATGGAACTTAGCAAAGAAGCAAGAGATCGAagcaaagaggaaaaagaacagtGAAAACCGTAAGCTGATTTTCAAAAGGGCTCAAGCATATGCAAAAGAGTATGAGGAGAAC GATAAGGAACTCGTTAGGTTGAAGAGAGAGGCAAAACTGAAAGGTGGATTTTATGTCAATCCAGAAGCAAAACTGCTGTTCATCATCCGTATTCGAGG TATCAATGCTATGCATCCCAAGACAAGAAAGATTTTGCAGTTGTTGCGCTTGAGACAG ATATTCAATGGCGTTTTCCTGAAGGTAAACAAGGCCACGATGAATATGTTGCACAAGGTTGAGCCTTATGTTACATACGG TTACCCTAATTTGAAGAGTGTAAAAGAGCTTATTTACAAGAGAGGTTATGGCAAATCGAATAATCAGCGGATCCCATTGACAGACAATTCCATTGTGGAAGAG GCTCTAGGCAAGTATGGCATTATCtgtgttgaagatttgattcaCGAGATAATGACTGTGGGACCTCATTTTAAAGAAGCCAACAACTTTTTGTGGCCATTTAAACTTAGTGCCCCATCTGGTGGCctcaaaaagaagagaaaccaCTACGTGGAGGGAGGTGATGCTGGGAACCGCGAAGACAAGATCAATGAGCTGATTAGGAGAATGAACTAG